Within Chloroflexota bacterium, the genomic segment AAGATTGCCAGAAGGGCCGGGCATCAACCCCTGGGCTGCCATCCGCCGAGCAGCAGCCACCAATTGCCGTCGAAGCGTCCATGTGCCATCCATCACTTTTTGCCTTTCTCCTGTAAGTGCATGAAAATGTCGATCTTGCGGCGATTGATCAGCATCCCCGGCGCTTCCACCCGCAAATTGGGGAAAAGCACCGCCTGAAGCACCCCTTCGTAAAAAGCCAGGAAATCGCTGGTACCCTTGACCAGAATGGCTGCCGGGTCGAACTTGCCTGCCCAATTGAACAAGCCATGAAACTCAAACACTTGCGAGACAGCAGCCACACGATAGCGCACCACACGCGTAAAACCGCCTCGCACCAGCCCCAGGGGGCCGACTTCATCGCGCGTGCGCACGCAAACCGCGTGGATGCCGCGCTTGGTCAACTCAGCCACATCATACTGGGCAGCGCGCTTGGTGGGCATATGCAAACGCGCCAGCGTCGCCTCGTACACTCGCAGGTAAGAAGTCGTCTCATCGTTGAGCATTCCCAACAACCCACTGCTTCCCACCTGCACCTTACCCACCACACGGTAACTGGCCGTAAAAATATCCACAGAAATCAAACGATTGGTCCAGCCCATAGCCCCTCCTAAAACACGCCGCGCCCTATTTTTCGGGGCGCGGGCGGGTGGAATGTGTAGCATGGCGTCGCGGGCGGTGTTGCATGGGCGGCGAAAGCAGCGTATAAAGCCAGCCTAACGCCCGCTCATCGTATTCCACATAGCCACAAATGTCGCACACCCATGCCGGGAAGTTCGGCACCACCAACATTTGGCCGTCGACGGTGGTGAAATAAGTCAATTCATGCGGCTGCAACACCCCCGCCCGGCACTTCGGGCAGGGGTATTCCACGTCGTGCGGCGTTTTGTCCCTCGTGGTCATGGCGCTATTTTACCGCATTCCCATCGGCCAAGCCATAATCAGGGCGGTGGAAAACGCGCACGGCTTCCGGCGGCCAATATACCAACACCGCCCGTCCCACAATGCGATTGATAGGCACCGGCCCAAAAACGTGGGAATCGGTGGAATTATTGCGGTTGTCGCCCAAAACGAATACCTCCCCCGGCGGCACATGCCACACACCGTGATAACGTGGTGGCTCGGCAATGTAAGGCTCGTTCAAGGGCTTACCGTTGACATACACCTTGCCGCCCTCCACGCGCACCGTTTCGCCCGGCAGGCCGATGATGCGCTTGATGTAATCATCTTCCGGCGCATGGCGTGGTGCATTAGGGAAAGCTTGCGGGTGGAAAATAACGATATCCCCGCGCTGAGGTTCAGAAAAGCGATACGCCAGGCGATAGACCAACACAAACTCGCCGCTCTTGAACGTCGGGCGCATGCTCATGCCCTGCACACGCACCCGGGCTGTGACAGCATTGATGCCCAAATAAAGCAACCCGGCAATGAGCAGCGTTTGAATAATTTCCCACACAAAGCGGAAAAAGGCACGCAGGCAGCCCCGGCCCTTTTGAGGATGTTGCTCCACTGGCGGGAACACCCCATCTTGAGGGGGTGTGGCATCAGGGGAGGAGGAAGAAAACGACACGGTCAGCCTCTCAACATAAAGATAACTGCAAACAGGCAGCATTATACGCCGAATGCCGCCAAAGAGCAAAAAATTGCCCTTAAAATCGGGGCATGCGTCGGGCGCACGCGGAAAGCCAAAACACGCCAATCTGCTGGCACCACGTTACAGCAACCCGTTCCTCACCTTGGGACTGCGCCCACCGGCTCGGCGAGAACAGCATGGCCCTGCGCCAGGGAATTTATGCCGCGCCACTGGCTTCGGCCACAATGCGCACGCCTGCGCTGGCCCCAATGCGATTCGCGCCCGCGGCAATCATGGCCTGCGCGGCTTCGTAAGAGCGAATGCCCCCCGCCGCTTTGACGCCCATTTCGGGGCCTACCACTGCCCGCATCAACGCCACATCTTCGACCGTTGCTCCCCCAGGCCCAAAGCCAGTCGAAGTTTTCACAAAGTCGGCCTCGGCCTGCTTTGCCAGCAAACAGGCCGCGATTTTCTCTGCGTCGGTGAGCAGCGCCGCTTCAATAATGACCTTCACCAGCGCCCCTGCGCCGTGCACCGCCCGCACCACCGCCCGAATATCCCGCGCGACCGCGTCGTAGCGTTTGCTCTTGAGCGCGCCGATATTGATCACCATATCTACCTCGGTCGCTCCGTCGGCAATGGCTTGCAACGCCTCAAAGGCTTTAACCTGCGGCGTGGTCGCCCCCAGAGGGAACCCCACCACCGTGCACACTTCCACTTCGTCAACATCGGAAAGCAAATCCGCGGCCAGGCGCACATACCACGGATTGATGCACACCGACGCAAAGCGATATTCCCGCGCTTCCTCACAAAGACGCACCACCTGTTGCGCCGTGGCCTCTGGCTTGAGAAGCGTGTGGTCAATCAGCCGGGCAATGTTTTCGGGAAGGGCTGCAACTTCTTGTACCAAGGGTGCGCCCGCCTTTTCCACGCGAGCCGTCACCACCTGGCCTGCAGCCAACACAGTGTGGGCACGCAAGCCCTGGGCTTCGCTTTTCACGGTTTCCAACGCCGGCGCGCCCTGCAAGGTCGCCAGCACTTCCTGGGTCACACGAGCAATGAGGGCTTCCAGGTTTTCCATGCGTCCTCCAAATTATTTGTTTTTCTTGCGCACAATCAGCCGGATGGGCGTTCCAGGGAAGGGGTAAGCCTCCCGAATACGGTTTTCCAGAAAGCGCAAATAACTGAAATGCACCAGTTTGGGGTCATTGACTTGCAGCACAAAGGTAGGCGGCGCTACGGCGACCTGCGAGCCAAAATAGATCTTCGGCAGCCGCCCGCCTTTGGAAGGCAAAGCATGGCGGTCGAGGGCTTCCTGCAAAACCCGATTGACGAAAGAGGTGGGCAGGCGGGTGAAGCGGGCTTCGTTGACTTGCAGCGCCGTCGGCAGAATGGTGCGCACACGCTGGCCGGTTTTCGCCGAGACAAAGAGGATGGGAACGTAATCCAAAAAGTGGAGTTTGCGGCGAATTTCCTGCACATAGCCCTGCATGGTGTAAGTATCTTTTTCCACCGCATCCCACTTGTTGACCACGACCACCACGCTTTTCCAGGCATCCAGAATAAAGCCCGCAATGTGGGCATCTTGCGCACTGATAGGGGTGGTGGCATCCAGCACCAGCAAAGCCACCTCGGCGCGGCGGATGGCACGGAATGAGCGCAAGACGCTGTACTTTTCCACACCGGGGTCAATGCGCCCACGGCGGCGAATGCCCGCGGTGTCAATGAGGGTGATCGGGGTCCCTTCGTAAGTCAGGTGAGTATCTACGGCGTCGCGCGTCGTGCCTGGGATGGGGCTGACAATGGCGCGTTCTTCCCCCAGCAAGCGATTGAGCAGGCTCGACTTGCCCACGTTGGGCTTACCCACGATGGCAATGGCGACGCTTTCGTCTTCCTCTTCCTCAACGGGGGCAGGGGGAAGCACAGCAACCAGCGCGTCGAGCATATCGCCAGTGCCGGTGCCATGAAGCGCCGAGATGGGGTACGGATCGCCCAGCCCCAAAGCGTAGAATTGCGCCGCCTCGGCAAAGCGCTCCACGGTATCGCATTTATTGACGGCCAGAATAATCGGCGGGAAAGGTTTGCCCCCACGCCGTTTTTGATAACGGCGCAAAATGTCGGCCACTTCGCGGTCGGCAGGGGTAATGCCGCTTTCCACATCGACCAGGAACAGCACCGCATCGGCATCTTCGACGGCCATCTGCGCCTGACGGCGAATTTCGCGGATGAACTGCGCAGACCCCACCGAAAGCGGTTGCTTGCCCGGCGAGGCCACCCCCGTGGGGTCAATGCCGCCGGTATCTACGACATCGAACATCCGCCCGTTCCACTCGGTTTCCGCGACCAGGCGGTCGCGGGTCGTGCCGGGGGTTTCATCCACCACCGCCAGCCGCTCTCCGGCCAGCCGGTTAAAGAGCGTGCTTTTGCCTACATTGGGCCGTCCAACCAGGGCAACCACGGGACGCGATTTTCGACTCATTCCGCTCAACCTCTTCTCGTGACCTGCAACATCGCCAGGGAATGCCCTCCAGGCACCCTGCGCGAAGTCAGCATCGGGCAGGATGTTTCAGGGCTTGGTCGTTACCGGTTGCAGGGTGACTTCCACCGTCACCGGCAGGAAGGATTCCACCTGCACCTTATCTTTGAGCACTTCAACACTGGGCTTGAGCTGGTAAGTACCTGCCGTCAAACCGCTCACATCGACAGTCACCCGCACAGCAGAAGGCTGCAGACCTTCCAGCACAGGCAAAGGGCCTGAAAGAATGACATCCACCAGTTTGGGAGAAATTTCTTTGACTTCCATGTCGGCGCTCAACCCGGTGACTTCCACCGGCAGCGACATTGTAACGCTGGTCTCAATGGCAGCCACATTCACCTGCACCAACACCGTGTCTTCCCCCACCAAACTGATGCCCTCGGGCAGCACCAGTTTGAGACGGGCGTCAATGTCATCGGTGGCGCCGGAAATATCCAGTGGTTCGGTCTCCACGAAACCAGGCAAGTTGCGCACTTTCTGCGGCTGCTGGGAAAACACCGTGACCACCGGCGGCGAGACAGTGACATTGGTAATACGGTAACCGTTGGCGACCTGACCGACCAGCCGCACCTTGACGGCCACATCGCGATAGCCGCCCAGTTGCCGCACCGCCACCGACACCGTGGCGTGGGAAGGCTTGATCGTCACGCCCTGCACCCGCTGGCCGTCGGCATCGATTGGCACCAGCGCGGTTTCCCGCTTGAACGACTCTCTCGCCCCTTCGATGGAAACCTGTGCCTGCACCGCGGTGACCTTGCTCACCGCTGAGGCGGGCCCCGACACTTCCACCGTGAGAGGATGCACCACCGGCGCGGAGGCGTAATAACCAACGGCCACTTCACCGCGCATATCCACCGTCACCGGCACTTCGCGCGTCAGGCGCTTGTCAATCGTAATTTCCAGGCGGGCCGGCGTCACGCTTACCACTTCCACCGGCTGGTAAGCCACCTGCACCTTCACCGGCACCGCGTACACCCCCGGCTGCAAGCCCTGCAAATCTACATAAGCCTGCACGGCGGTGGGGTCGCCCTCCAGGGAAGCCCACACACTGCGCGGTGCGCGCAGGGTAATGCGCACCGATGCGGGCAGGCCGTCGACCGTCATCAGCCCTTCCTCCAGCCCCACCGCGCTCACTTCCACCGCGCGCGGATACACCCGCACCTCGTTGGGGTCTTCCGAGAGCACGGCCGACACCCACACCGCGACGGCCAGCAGAAAAGACATCAACAAGGTGCCGAAATTGCGTTTCAACCAGCGCCACAGGCTCATCAGGCGTCATCCTCCGCAGGGGGTGAAGCCATCAACCGGCGGACAAAATCCCACAATGTTTGCCACACCGTACGCGATTGGGCCTTCTCGGGGAAGAACTCGGTCAACAGCCGCTGCAAGCGTTGGGGCGAGAGGCTGTGCAATATACGCCCATCGTGCGCCAGTGAAATTTTGCCGGTTTCTTCCGAAACGACCACAACCACTGCGTCGCTCACCTCGGCAATTCCGAGAGCCGCGCGATGGCGCAAACCCATCTGACGTTCCGGCGAATGGGTCAAAATGCCGCTGGAAGACAAAGGCAACACACAGGCCGCGGCACGGATGCGGTTGCCCGCAATAATCACCGCGCCGTCGTGCAAAGGGGTATTGGGGTAAAAAATCTGCAAGAGCAATTCGGGGCTGACGTAAGCATCCAATAGCACCCCGGTGGACTCGTACTCGCCCAACGGCGTCACCCGCTGGAACACAATCAGCGCCCCATGATGGCGTTTTGCCAGCCGCTCCACGGCTTCCACCACCTTGGGGGTTACACTGGCCGTAGCCGCAGCCCGGTCGCGGGGAAACCACATCTCTGCCTGCCCCAGGCGCTCTAACGCCTGCCGGATTTCGGGGGCAAAAATGACTGGAATAGCAAGGATCAAAGCAGGCAATGTCGCCCGCAACAGCCACGAAAAAGCAGGCAGGTTGATCACACTGGTCAACAGCACCACCAGGATGATCAGCGCCACCAACCCCCGCACCAACGCCATGGCCTGAGTGGTGCGCAGCCAGCGCAGCATCACGAAAAACACCAGCGTCACCAACAAAACGTCAATGGCGCTGGCCCACGTAAAGCGTTGCAAGAGGAAAAGCAGGTTGGCGACCCAGGTGGACATGGCATTCCTTCAGCAGCAGAAGGTCAAAAACACAAACAACCCCCCGCCGGGAACGGCGGCCCTCTCATTTTACCACCGGAACGCCCACAACGGCTTTCCTTCCACTCAACCGCCCAAGGAAGCGGTATAATAAAGCAGCACCTGGTTTTCCCCCCAAGGCGTCGCAGTGGCGACCGCCCTGTGCGCCCCGCAGCCGTCGGGCGCCGTTAGCCTCTCATCGCACGCTCTTGCCGACCCACGCCTGAAATCACCGTGACTCCTCTCCTGTTAGGCGAACTTGCTGCGCTCGCGGCTTCGGTGTGTTTTACTTTTGGCCCCACCCTTTTCACGTTAGCAGGGCGGGAAGTCGGTTCGTTGACCACCAACCGTTTACGGTTACTGCTGGGGGCACTTTACTTCGGCATCATCCACTGGTTGGTCTACGGCACACCCTTTCCCCATGCCCGCCCCGACGCCGTGGCCTACATGCTGATTTCCGGCATCATCGGGCTGGCGCTTTCCGACGCGTTCCTGTTCGAAGCCTTTGTGCTCATTGGGCCGCGCATTGCCTTGCTGGTGCTCAACCTCTCGCCGGCGCTGGCAACGGCCTTCGCCTGGATATGGCTCGGCGAGCGGCTCAGCCTTTCTCAGATCGCGGCTATTGCCGTGGTGTTGGGCGGGGTGAGTTGGGTGGTGCTGGAACGCCAGTCGCCCGACGAGGAAGGCCATCGCCAGCGTCAACACAACCCGCGGGGGTTGATCTTCGCCTTGATTGCTGCCTTCGTCAGCGCGCTGAGCATTCTGCTTTCTAAAATGGGGCTCAACACCGGCCTCCCCACCCTTTCAGGGGCTACCATCCGCATGTTTGGCGGTATGCTGGCCCTCTGGACATGGACCGTGCTTGCCGGGAAAGCCATCCCCACCTTCGCCACTTTCCGCCAGCACCCCAAAGCCTTGCGCACCGTCGCCATTGCCGTGCTCATCGGCCCGGTGCTGGGGATGTCGTTAGGGCTGTTTGCCATCAAAACCATTCCGGTGGGCATTGCCACCACCCTGAGCGCCCTGCCGCCCATTTTGCTGTTGCCGGTCGGCCACTGGTTCTTTCACGAGCGTATCACCCCCCGCGCAATCCTCGGCACCATCATCGCGACCGCGGGCGTCATCTGGCTGCTGATCTAATCCCCTCCGCTGCCCACCACCTGCAACTTGCAACTTGCTCCCTGCAACTTGCATCCTGCCCCTTGCATCCTGCATCTTGCATCTTGCATCCTGCACCTTGCCCCCTCCCCCATGTGCGGACGCTTCACCCTCACCTTAGACACCGCGACGTTGCAGCGTATCTTCCAGCAATTCATCATTCCGCCGGAAGTGCAGCCGCGCTACAACATTGCCCCCGGTCAGCCCGTTCTGGCCGTGCCCAACACCGCCGAGCGGCGGGCGACGCATTTCCTCTGGGGGCTGGTGCCCGCGTGGGCGAAAGACCCGCGCCGCTACCGCTTCATCAACGCTCGCGCCGAAACCGCGGCCCAGAAACCCGCCTTCCGGGCGGCCTTTCGCCGCCGCCGCTGCCTGGTGCTGGCCGACGGCTTCTACGAATGGCAACACAGCGGTAAAAAACGCACCCAGCCCTACTACTTCACCCTGGCCGACCGCCAACCCTTTGCCATCGCGGCGCTGTGGGAGCGGTGGGAAGGCGCAGACGGCTCGGTCATCCTCGGTTGCGCGCTGTTGACGACGCGCGCCAACGCGCTGGTGAAGCGGGTGCACGAGCGGATGCCGGTGATTTTGCCGCCCGAAGCGTGGGAAACCTGGCTGCACCCCGGCGAGCAGCCCGCGGGGGCTTTGGAAACATGGCTGCGCCCCTATCCGG encodes:
- a CDS encoding SOS response-associated peptidase, with amino-acid sequence MCGRFTLTLDTATLQRIFQQFIIPPEVQPRYNIAPGQPVLAVPNTAERRATHFLWGLVPAWAKDPRRYRFINARAETAAQKPAFRAAFRRRRCLVLADGFYEWQHSGKKRTQPYYFTLADRQPFAIAALWERWEGADGSVILGCALLTTRANALVKRVHERMPVILPPEAWETWLHPGEQPAGALETWLRPYPAEAMQMWPVSPEVNNARLDAPHLIEVYAP
- a CDS encoding EamA family transporter — protein: MTPLLLGELAALAASVCFTFGPTLFTLAGREVGSLTTNRLRLLLGALYFGIIHWLVYGTPFPHARPDAVAYMLISGIIGLALSDAFLFEAFVLIGPRIALLVLNLSPALATAFAWIWLGERLSLSQIAAIAVVLGGVSWVVLERQSPDEEGHRQRQHNPRGLIFALIAAFVSALSILLSKMGLNTGLPTLSGATIRMFGGMLALWTWTVLAGKAIPTFATFRQHPKALRTVAIAVLIGPVLGMSLGLFAIKTIPVGIATTLSALPPILLLPVGHWFFHERITPRAILGTIIATAGVIWLLI
- the deoC gene encoding deoxyribose-phosphate aldolase gives rise to the protein MENLEALIARVTQEVLATLQGAPALETVKSEAQGLRAHTVLAAGQVVTARVEKAGAPLVQEVAALPENIARLIDHTLLKPEATAQQVVRLCEEAREYRFASVCINPWYVRLAADLLSDVDEVEVCTVVGFPLGATTPQVKAFEALQAIADGATEVDMVINIGALKSKRYDAVARDIRAVVRAVHGAGALVKVIIEAALLTDAEKIAACLLAKQAEADFVKTSTGFGPGGATVEDVALMRAVVGPEMGVKAAGGIRSYEAAQAMIAAGANRIGASAGVRIVAEASGAA
- a CDS encoding YgiT-type zinc finger protein, which translates into the protein MTTRDKTPHDVEYPCPKCRAGVLQPHELTYFTTVDGQMLVVPNFPAWVCDICGYVEYDERALGWLYTLLSPPMQHRPRRHATHSTRPRPEK
- the lepB gene encoding signal peptidase I, producing MLPVCSYLYVERLTVSFSSSSPDATPPQDGVFPPVEQHPQKGRGCLRAFFRFVWEIIQTLLIAGLLYLGINAVTARVRVQGMSMRPTFKSGEFVLVYRLAYRFSEPQRGDIVIFHPQAFPNAPRHAPEDDYIKRIIGLPGETVRVEGGKVYVNGKPLNEPYIAEPPRYHGVWHVPPGEVFVLGDNRNNSTDSHVFGPVPINRIVGRAVLVYWPPEAVRVFHRPDYGLADGNAVK
- a CDS encoding ribosome biogenesis GTPase Der is translated as MSRKSRPVVALVGRPNVGKSTLFNRLAGERLAVVDETPGTTRDRLVAETEWNGRMFDVVDTGGIDPTGVASPGKQPLSVGSAQFIREIRRQAQMAVEDADAVLFLVDVESGITPADREVADILRRYQKRRGGKPFPPIILAVNKCDTVERFAEAAQFYALGLGDPYPISALHGTGTGDMLDALVAVLPPAPVEEEEDESVAIAIVGKPNVGKSSLLNRLLGEERAIVSPIPGTTRDAVDTHLTYEGTPITLIDTAGIRRRGRIDPGVEKYSVLRSFRAIRRAEVALLVLDATTPISAQDAHIAGFILDAWKSVVVVVNKWDAVEKDTYTMQGYVQEIRRKLHFLDYVPILFVSAKTGQRVRTILPTALQVNEARFTRLPTSFVNRVLQEALDRHALPSKGGRLPKIYFGSQVAVAPPTFVLQVNDPKLVHFSYLRFLENRIREAYPFPGTPIRLIVRKKNK
- a CDS encoding TIGR00159 family protein; translation: MSTWVANLLFLLQRFTWASAIDVLLVTLVFFVMLRWLRTTQAMALVRGLVALIILVVLLTSVINLPAFSWLLRATLPALILAIPVIFAPEIRQALERLGQAEMWFPRDRAAATASVTPKVVEAVERLAKRHHGALIVFQRVTPLGEYESTGVLLDAYVSPELLLQIFYPNTPLHDGAVIIAGNRIRAAACVLPLSSSGILTHSPERQMGLRHRAALGIAEVSDAVVVVVSEETGKISLAHDGRILHSLSPQRLQRLLTEFFPEKAQSRTVWQTLWDFVRRLMASPPAEDDA